Sequence from the Pontibacter pudoricolor genome:
AAACCGTTGAAAATTGGAACTGTTAAGTTAAGGCTAACCTGTTTACCAATTGTATTTTGTAGTTGGTCAATAAATGGATAATCAGTTTCTAATAGTTTAGGCGTATAGTAAGTAAATAACTCAGGTTCACCATTGGGCCCTATCGGGTTAGTTATTAGTGAATTCTTAGAAAACTCCCCTGTTGGATCAAATAACCTTTGTTGACTATTATAAAAAGTATTTATTCCTGCACTTAGTGACAATCTTGGATAGTAAGCTCCACGAGCAACTGCTAATCCTTTATCTGCACTCATAACTCTAAAATCAGCAGCTTTTACTCCCGGTTGAGTTTGTATTGCAGCATCATATACTATAGTTGGCTCTACGAGTACAGGAAGTTGATCTGGTTCCGGTACTTCAGGTACAACTATAGCAAAATCACGCGCTTGATCACCCTCTAAATTAAGAAGTTGGATAAGTGACAAACGTGAAATGTCCCGTTGATTCTGAGCATTTATAATATCCAGCTCATCTGTAGAAAGTTGTGACTCCAGATCCAAAACTGCTACTTCGGCAACACTACCTGCTTTGTAGAGAAGCCTGGTTCTATCTAGTTGTTTTTGCGTAGTACTACGCTGCAGTTCTGCAGTTTTTATAAGTTCTTCTGCAAACAGTACATTAAGATATGAAGTGATGATCTGAAGTGAGATGTCGTTTTGAATAGCCTGAACATCAAAATCGCTTGCTTGCAGATCATAACCACGCTGCTTGATCAGGTTAGTTTGCTGCAAGCCCATAAACAACGGTACCGAAGCATTAGCACTAACACCAAGGGAAGTATACTCATTTGTTCGTACCTCCTGAACAGTAGGGTCAACAGTTGTTCCTGAGCTAAATGTGCTTTGCGCAGATCCGTTTAAGCTCGGTAATCGGTCCAGTTTTGCTTGCTTTAAATCAATAGCATTCAGGTCGCGGCCTACGCGGGTTTGTTTTACCTGCAGGTTGTTTTTCTGAGCGTATTCAATTGCCTCTGTCAGTGTCCAGCCGCCATTGCCGGGGTTGTCCTGGGCAAAGGCAGGCGTTGAGAACAATAAGGAGCCCAGCGCAACCGCTAAAAGCAGGTTCACAGATTTCTTCTTCATAGTTTAGGTTTTAAGGGTCGGTTATAGATCAATGTTCGGAATATAGACCACGTGTTTCACCCAACTTAATTGTTTCAGGTATTCCAGGGTTATTGGTTTTATACCAGAGTCCATCTCTATAAACTGGCGGGCCATTTCATTCTTGCCTTTTCTGGATACGCTCATGGTTGCAATGTTGCAATCGTCGTGGGCTATAACGGAGGCTATAAAAGCGATACTACCTGTTTTATCTTCCGCATCAATAATAAGCGTATGCAGGTTAGCAGAGAAGCTGGCAGTAAAGCCATCTACTTCCACTATCTGTATCACACCACCACCGCGGCTCTGGCCAACAACCTCAACTTCGCGGCCCTGGGCTTTCAGGTTAAGCTTAATGGTATTCGGGTGCATGGTTGATGCATTGCCAACAGACTTGAACGTATATTTCAGGCCACGCTCTTTGGCATGGTCGAAGGCTTCTTTTATGCGTTTATCGTCGGTTTTAAAATCAAGCAGACCGGCAACTATAGCACGGTCGCTGCCGTGACCCTCGTAGGTGCGGGCAAAAGAATTATAAAACGTGATGATGGCTTCTTCGGGAGCGGCACCAAGTATGCGGATGGCAGCTCTGGCAATACGAACCACACCAGCTGTATGCGAGCTGGACGGACCGATCATAACGGGACCAATCATATCAAAAACACTACTTTTCTCGGCCATAACAGGTAAGCGTATTAATAAAATATCGTGAAAACCAAATTTATGAATAAACTCCCAGTATTTCAGCAAGCAAACTATAAATTAGGCATATTTCTACCAATCAGCTTTTTAGCTATACCAACAACACTGCCCGCTCTATAAAATCTTGCAAACAGGCTCTTAAACTATAGTTAGCAGTAGCCATTAAGGGCTCTGGTGTAGTTAAATTGTCATTCTCTGGCGTAAGATAAACTATAGGCAGTATAATATTTTAGAAATGCCATGTACCAAACTATAGTTTTTCTTACTTTGCACAGTAAATGAGCATCTCATCAAACAAACCAACTATGGACTACAACTTTAAACCGGAAGTGCTTGAGCAACTAAAGCGGCTGGAAGAAAAGTATGTGCCTTTAGGCCAGGATCTGGCTGCCTACCTGGAAGGACTCTACCACACCGATTTTATTAACTACTGGGATTATATTCACCTGGATACGCTGCTAAGCCTGCAGAACCCACGCACCAATATTCCGGACGAAAAGATCTTTATCATGTACCACCAGATCACGGAGCTTTACTTTAAGCTTTGCCTGGAAGAGTACAGACAAATAGGTGAAGATAAAGCTATTACCGCCGAAATGTTAACCAGGCGCTTGAAGCGCATCAACCGCTATTTCGATAACCTGATAAACTCGTTTGATGTGATGGTAGATGGTATGGATCCGAAGCAGTTCCTGCAGTTCCGGATGGCGCTGATGCCGGCCAGTGGTTTTCAGTCTGCGCAGTACCGTTTAATTGAGATCGCGTCTACAGACCTACGTAATTTGGTGGCAAAAGACAAGCGCTCTGTGCTGGGATTACAGAGTACCCAGGAAGAAATGATTGGTTGCATTTACTGGAAAGAAGGTGCCACGGAAGTAGCATCGGGTGCTAAAACACTTACCCTGATCCGCTTCGAGGAGAAATATACCAAGCAGCTGATTGAGTTTGCAAAAGAATACCAGGATAAAAACGTGTGGAGCGTGTATAAGCGCCTGCCGGAAGATGAACAGCAAAACGAGAAGCTGAAAAGACAAATGCGCGACCTGGACAGCAACGTGAACGTGAACTGGCCACTGATGCACTATAAATCAGCGGTGCGTTACCTGCAGCGCGACCCGGATGTGATTGCCGCAACAGGCGGAACGAACTGGATGAAATACCTGCCTCCAAAATTCCAGAAACGTATTTTTTACCCGGAGCTATTCACGGAACAGGAAACCGAAGAATGGGGCAAAGGCTGGGTAGATAAAGTGCTGAATGGAGAAATTTAATTGTTGGAGGTTTAATTGTCATTTCGAGCCAAAGCGAGAAATCTATTACTACCTATAGTTGAGATAGATCTCTCCTATCGTCGAGATGACAAATATTATATAAAGGACCTCACAGTGTCTTCGCGATCTGTGAGGTCTTTTTTATTATAAATTGAATTAGCATTACCTTTGTAGTGTTATCGTCAAACTATAGCTGGATGTATTTTTTAACCATTCAGCCATTTAGCAATTAATCAAAAAGTTTAAGGTTAACTACCTTACCTGACTTACATGAGAAAAAAAGAACTGGAGCTGGTACTGGCTCCTGAAGTGGCATTTGATGCTGCTCAACTGGAACACGAATTACTTAAAAGCGCTAAGCTTAGCCCGGAAGACGTAAAATTCCTTCACCGCATAAAACGCTCGATAGATGCACGCGGTCGCCAGGTTTTGGTCCGTGTCAAAGCTGATCTGTACTTAGATAACCCTCCTGCTGAAATTATTTCCCCGGTTTATAGGTATGGCGATGTTTCGAAAGAGAAGGCTGTCATTATAGTTGGCGCAGGTCCAGCCGGTTTGTTTGCAGCCCTGCGTTGCATTGAGTTAGGTCTGAAACCTATAGTTCTTGAGCGTGGTAAAGATGTAAGAAGCCGTCGACGCGACCTGGCCGCAATCAATAAAGAACATATTGTAAACCCGGATTCCAATTATTGCTTTGGCGAAGGTGGTGCCGGAACGTACTCTGACGGTAAATTATACACCCGTTCTAAAAAGCGTGGCGACCTGCTCCGTATCCTCCAGATATTTGTGCAGCATGGCGCTACCCCGGATATCCTTTTCGATGCGCACCCACACATTGGCACCAATAAACTACCCAAGATCATAGAAGCTCTCCGTGAAACGGTGCGGGAAGCCGGCGGCGAAGTGCTTTTTGATATGCGCGTGACCGATTTTATAGTTGAACGTGGCGAAATGAAAGGCGTTGTGACACAGGATGGCCAGGAATATATTGGCGAATCGGTGATTTTGGCGACAGGCCACAGTGCCCGCGACATTTTTGAAACGTTGCACGCATCAGGGGTAACTATAGAAGCCAAGCCTTTTGCCATGGGTGTGCGCGTGGAGCATCAGCAGAGCCTTATAGATAGCATTCAGTATAAATGCGACGACCGCGGACCTTATCTGCCTGCTTCGTCTTATGCCCTGGTGCAGCAAACGGTTTACAATAACAGGCAACGTGGTATTTTCTCGTTCTGTATGTGCCCGGGCGGATTTATTGTTCCGTCTGCAACGGCACCTGGCGAGGTGGTGGTTAACGGTATGTCGCCGAGTCGCCGCGATTCTAAATTTGCCAACTCGGGGATAGTAGTGGCTATTGAGCTGGAAGATATGGAGCTTGAAAAATATGGTCCCTTTGCCGGTTTGCATATGCAGCAAGCCCTGGAACAGAAGGCGTGCCAGATGGCAGGTGGCACGCAGGTCGCTCCTGCCCAGTTGTTACAGGATTTTACAAACGGTAAAGTAAGTAAATCTTTGCTCGAAACGTCGTACCAACCCGGCCTCGCATCTGTAGATATGAACGAACTGTTCTCTGAGGACATGGCGTACCGTTTACGTGAAGGTTTTAAAGGTTTTGGTAATAAAATGCGTGGCTACCTGAGCAACGATGCCCAGATCGTTGGCGTGGAAAGCCGTACCTCTTCACCTGTCAGGATCCCGAGAGATAAGGAAACACTGGAACACGTAACGATAAAGAACCTGTACCCTTGTGGCGAAGGAGCAGGTTATGCGGGTGGTATCGTTTCTGCTGCCATGGATGGCGAGCGTTGCGCGGAAATGATCGCAGCCAAAGTAAAACGCGTGCTATAGTTTTGTACCGGCTTTAGAAAGAGTTGATTTAAAACTAAACTATAGAAGTAACTGTAAACTAACTATATACTTTGTTCTATTTAAAGTAATAACTATGAAAAAGACAGTAGTGCTGGGAGCCTCGGATAATCCATCACGCTATTCGTATAAAGCCATAAACCGACTTAAACAGCACGGGCACGAAGTGGTGCCGGTTGGTATTAAAAATGCGACGGTAGAAGGACTCCAGATAATTACAGATAAAACCCAGAAGGTAGATAATGTTGATACGGTTACACTATACGTGGGTCCACAGAATCAACCCGTTTGGTACGACTACATTATAGGCCTTAAACCAAAACGCATTATTTTTAACCCGGGCACAGAAAACCGCGAATTAGAGCAACTGGCTGAAGATAATGGCATAGAAGCTTTACACCACTGCACCCTTGTTATGCTGGCCAGCAGCACCTACTAAAATTTTTTCGGCTCAAACTATAACCTACCGAAAAAGGCATCCGTATAAATAAGTGTAAGTTAAGCAGATGGCATTAGTTGTCTTATGTTTAACAAAGAAAAAGGGATCTGATAAAGATCCCTTTTTTGTTTTCTATAGTTTAAAGCCTGCTTTCCGGCGTTTTCCTGTCTTCCTCCTGCATTTCCTCCATCTGGTAACGCATTGTGGATGCAAGTGCGCTATCCGGCAATAAATTAGAGGCACCTGCCTGCACTTTATTCATCATCCCCGGAACTATACGCGACTCTCCTTTCATTAAAGCGGTATAACCATCTCTGGCAACGTCCTCCGGCGATGACATTGGTCCGTTTGCAGCCCGTGTATTTTCGGCTTCGGCACGTTTAAAGAAATAAGTATCACTAGGCCCCGGGCAAAGCGCTGTTACTGTTATGTTCTTGTCTTTCAATTCGTTTTGCAGCGCTTCTGTAAAGGAAAGTACGAAGGCTTTGGATGCAGCGTAAACCGACATCAGCGGCGACGGCATAAAGGAAACGATAGAGGCCACATTCAATATTTTTCCTTCGTCGCGTGCCACCATATCTTTCAGGAAAAGCTTGGTCAGGTGTACAACCGAGCTGATGTTAAGTTGGATGATCTCCAACTCCCGGATAAGATCTGTTTCATGGAAAAAACCATGTAAACCGGCACCGGCATTGTTTACCAGCACATCCACCGTTATTCCTTTCTGCTTTAGCTGGTCATAAATCTCCTGCGGAGCCTCAGGTCGCGATAGATCTGATTGTACGATACAAACATGGTCTAACTGGTATTCGTCCTGCAAACTATAGCCGAGCTCTTTTAAGCGGTCTTCGCTGCGCGCCACCAGCACCAGGTTGTACTTGTCTTTGGCAAACTGCCTGGCAAATTCCATCCCGAAACCGTTGGATGCTCCCGTAATGAGTACGGTCTTCTGATTGTTACCTTCCATTGTTTTCATAGTTATATTTTATACTCCCGGATAACGCATCTACCATTACCGGAAGTATAAGTTTACACCTACAACAAGCTGAAGGTTACTTCCTAACTATAAAGCCATTAGCAAACAGAGCAAAAGGCAACATTGACCAGGTAACCGGCTTAGAACTAAACTTCGCGGCGAAGGACCTCTAATGGCGGCCTGCTTAATATTCCGCGACTGTTCAGAATGCCTATGATTACTGTAAGCAGCGTAATACCGATAAATACCGGAATAAGTGGCCACAATACAGGCACAAAACTTACTTCGAAGCTGAACACTGCCAGCGCCCAACTGGCAATTACTGCCAGCACCACACCTGTGCCAGAAGCCAAAGCGCCTAGCAGCAGGTATTCGAAAGCCGTGATAGTTAGTATCTGTTTACGACTGGCACCTAAGGTACGCAGCAGCACACTTTCCTGCACCCTTTGGAATTTACTGATATTGACCGAGCCAATCAGCACCAGCAAACCCGTACTGATACTGAACAGGGCCATGAAACGGATCACAAAAGAGATTTTGCCCAGGATATCATCCAGCGTCTGCAGAATAAGGTCTAAGTCTATGGCAGAAACATTCGGGAAATGCTGCACAAGCGCACGCTGAAAATCAGCTGATTGCTGGTCTGATTTGGTACGCGTCATCAGGATATAAAACTGTGGAGCGTCTTCCAGCACGCCTTTAGGGAAAAGCACCAGGAAGTTACTCTGTACACGGTTCCATTCGATTTCGCGGAGATGGGCCACACGTGTTTTCATTAAAGCACCCTGCACGTTAAATACCATCGTGTCGCCAAGCTTTACTTTAAGTCTTTCGGCATATCTGTCTTCTAACGAGATCGGTATAACTTCGGTGTCTGCAGATACTTCCCCTTTCCACTCCCCTTCAGCACTGGATTCAGAATCTATTAAGGTATCGCGGTAAGTTACGCGGTACTCACGGGTAAAAGCCCAGTCCGGGATTTCCAGAGTTGTATCCTTTCGCACGTCGTTTCCGGTAAGGCCGTTCATTTCCTCGAGGCGCATGGTGACAACTGGTACTAATTGCTGCACCGGCAACCCTTCTTTTCTGACCATATCTACCACGCCCTGTTTCTGAGCAGTCTGAATATCGAATAAAACAAGATTAGGCTGATGTTCGCTGCCAGCTATGGCAACCTCTGAAATCAAAAGGCGCTGCATCAGCACAAGTGTAGCAATTAGCGCTGTACCCAGACCAATAGAAACTGTCAGCAATAATGTTTGATTATTGGGTCTGTATAAGTTAGCAAGGCTCTGGCGCCATACATAGCCCCAGTTTACCGGGAAAAACCGTTTTACCAGCCACATCATGCCACGCGCCAGCAAGGCCAGCACTATAAATCCAACTACAACACCACCTGTAAAAGCCAGCGCCCGCAGCCAGGTACCTAACTGAAAATAGGCGAACACTAACACAAACAAAAGTATCAACCCATAAACGGCTAAACGCAACGGGTCTTTCTGGTTGGTAAGGTGCTCTACACTGGAGCGCAGGGTGATGATCGGGGAAACATTGCGTATAGTTAGCAACGGCAGCAGGGCAAATAAAACCGAAACCAGCACCCCAATCCCAATACCTTCAGCAATAGCTGCCCATGATACCGAAACAGTAACCTCTACGGGAAGGAAAGCCTGGAATAACTGCGGTAAGTACAACTGTATCAGGCTGCCAAGAATGGCTCCGATAACAGCACCTATCAATCCCATAGCCATTACCTGGAACAAGTAGATCAGAAAAGCCTGTTTGCCACTAACCCCGATGCAGCGCAGTACACCTATAGTTGCCAGCTTTTCACGGATGTACACATGCACGGCACTTGCCACACCCACGCAGCCCAACAGCAACGCCACAAACCCAACCAGCGCCAGGAAACTTGCCAGGTCGCTATACGCTTTACCGGTACTTTCCTGCCGGCTTTTTACGGTATCAAAGGCAATTCCCTCTTCGTCCAGGCGTGGCTCCAGTTTTTTAACCAGTTTGTCGGCGTCAGTTTTGGCAGGGAGTTTAAAGTAATGATAATAGCTGATGCGGCTGCCTTTCTGTAACAATCCGGTAGCTTCCAGGTACTCTCTTGGGATGTAAACCGCAGGAGCTATAGTTGCCGTAACAGCCGATTGCCCCGGAATTTTGTGTAAAGCCCCTGCAATTTCAAACGTAAGATTGCCAACCCGGATAGAGTCGCCGGGTTTGGTATTGAATTGGAGCAGTAAGGTATTATCAACCAGCGCACGTCTGCCCTTCCGGAAGTTTCTGCTTGCCTCCTTAGGCTCGGTTTCGATAGCGCCATAGTACGGAAAGCCACCTTCGAGGGCACGAACTTGTACCAACCGGGTGCTTTGCGATGCATTGAAGAACACCATCGATACAAAGCGCACTTCATCCGACCTGTCCCCGCCCACTGAAATTGAATCAATCAGGGTTTTAATCTCTCCTTCCGGTGGTTTATTGCCTGCCATTACCAGGTCTGCCCCGATCAATGACTTTGCCTGTTTGTCTATATCGGTACTCAGGTTATCGCTAAACGAATTGATAGCCACCAGCGCCGCAATACCAAGAACTATAGAGGAAATGAATAGCGCCAGTTTACCCCGGTTACGGCGGCTGTCGCGCCAGGCCATCAGCAGCAGCCAGCGCACGTTAAGCTTAGGTTTATCAGGAAGATGTATATAGTTGTCAGACACGCGGTTGTAATGATTAGTTAGTAATGATTAATGAATAATAAATGGGTTTTAATTCGAATAAGTTATTAGTTATTAGTCATTAGTCATTACTCATTAGAGTCTTTAGCTGGTCCGAAACGATAAGCCCGCCTTTTATTCGGATAATGCGGTTGGTTTTCTCAGCCAGCTCCAGGTCGTGCGTTACCAGCACAAGTGTGGTTCCGGCTTCTCTGTTCAGGTCGAAAAGTAGTTGCTCTACGCGCGTGCCGGTTTCTTCGTCCAGGTTTCCGGTTGGCTCATCGGCAAAAAGGATGGTTGGCCTGTTAGAGAATGCCCTTGCTATAGATACACGCTGCTGCTCTCCACCTGAAAGTTGGGTCGGGTAATGGTCAGAGCGCTCTGCCAGTCCTACACGGCCTAATAATTCCAGCGCCTGTTTCTGTACATTTCGCTCGCCACGTAGCTCCAGGGGCACCATCACATTCTCCAGGGCCGTTAAAGTGGGTATCAATTGGAAATTCTGGAACACGAAACCTACATACATATTCCGAACCTGCGCACGCTCATCTTCGCTCATGTTGTCCAGCTTTACGCCATTCAGAATAACCGAGCCGGAGCTTGCCCTGTCGAGGCCGGCACATAAGCCGAGCAGCGTCGTTTTACCACTGCCCGACGGACCAACTATAGAACAGGTATCGCCGGCCTGCAACGAAAAATTAATGTCCTGCAATACCGTAAGGTGGCGGTCGCCGGAGTCGTACGTTTTGGTCAGGTTCTGAATATCGAGTATTGTAGACAATGTTGTTAAGTTATAAGGTGTATACCAGAGAAAAACGAAGGCAAAAGATATGTTGTTTGGCTAAAACGTAATAACTGTTTATGTTCGTTATATGTTTAACAGGAATAAGCTATAAAATTACAACTAAAAAGATAAAGCGTGAAGTTAAAAAATAATTGGATCTGGGCCCTGGTACTAAGCTTAACTATAGTTGGTTGCAGCCAAACGGAAAGTAATACAGAACAGACAGCAACCGGCCAGGAAGCCGTAGCAGGAAATAAAGAAGGCAGTAAGGTAGCTGCCAGAAAGGAAGATACTAAAGTGATCCTGTTCTTCGGGAACAGCCTTACTGCCGGTTACGGACTAGAGCCCCAACAGGCTTTCCCAGCGCTCATTCAGCAACGCCTGGATTCTCTTGATCTGCCTTACAAAGTAATTAACGCAGGCGTAAGCGGCGAAACTTCAGCGGGTGGTAAAAGCCGGATTGATTGGTTACTCAAAAAACCTGTTGATATTTTTGTACTGGAACTGGGTGCAAACGACGGTCTTCGCGGTATTGATCCGGAAAGTACTTATAAGAACCTGAAAACGATCATAGAAAAAGTTAGAGCCAAAAATCCGGACGTACAGATCATCCTGGCAGGCATGATGTTACCACCAAGTATGGGCCAGAAATACACCCGTTCTTTTGGGGAAGTATTTACAAGGCTGCAAAAAGACGAGCGTGTTACCCTGATCCCTTTTTTATTGGAAGGCGTAGCCGGTGACCCGGAATTGAATCAGAATGATGGCATACATCCTACTGAGGAAGGTCAGAAAATATTAGCTAAGAACGTTTGGAATGCACTGGAAACGATCGTAATACCGGAACCGGCACAGTAACTATAGGCTCTGAAAAAAAATTGCACAAATTTTTCAACCAAGCGTAACCTTCTTCTAACAGTCCCGTTAGTATGTATGGCTAAAAGTTGAAAATTATATTTTCATAAACTTACTAAAAGGTTCTCCTCCCGGAGAGCCTTTTATGTTTTCAGGCCTTTCCTACTTGCCGGTAATTTATAGTTTGCCCAAACACTACCAATCTAAAGTTGTACGGTTATAGTTGCTGAATGCATTTATTGTTTTGAGCCTTTGTTGGTGTTATCACCAACAATCGATCACCTTGCTCTTTACACTTGCTGGTAAAAAAACACGGCAAGGGCGTAAACACAGAACAAATAAAACACTAAACAGCTGGCTAATATTAAAACACGCAAAATATTGCGTCTCTACATAACTCTTTAATGCCTCTCTCCCTTCTTGAATATTTTATTTCCAGGATATTAAAAATATTTATAGTTGATAATCAATAATTTATAGTTAGTGATAAGGCTATATCTAAAAAAAAGAAGAAATTTATAATCCCTCAGGCAACCTCCGGCCTAAACCTTACATCTTAGGTTCAGAAGCGCAGCAAAATGCTGAGACGATTAACAAGACAACGAGTAGATTATAAGTTAAACTTTTACCCAGCGTGACAGAGTCAGAATTAATAGCAGGATGCCAGCAGGCTGACAGTAAAGCGCAGAAGGTGCTTTACGAACGCTATGCCTCGCAGATGTACGGTGTTTGTTTGCGCTATCTTAAAAACGACATGGATGCAGAAGAAGCTTTACTGAACGGGTTTATGAAGATTTATCAGAACATAAACCGCTTTGAAGCCAAAGGCAGTTTTGAAGGATGGGTACGACGGATTATGGTAAACGAAGCGCTGGGCTTTTTAAGGAAAAAAGAACCACTGCACCTGGCCATTGAAGACGGTTACACACAGATTGCCGGAACCGGCGGCGCAGACCAAGACCTGAACGAAAACGAATTATTAGGATTACTACACACGCTACCAGCCGGCTACAGAGCCGTGTTTAACTTATATGCCATTGAAGGCTACTCTCATAAAGAGATCGCCGACATGCTGAACATAACAGAAGGAACATCAAAATCACAACTTAGCAAGGCCCGCGCCATGTTACAAAAAAGACTGACCGGGCAGGAAGCAATTGCCAGCTAAGAAAGGAGGAAAATTATGGAACCTGAAGAAGTAGATAAATTATTTAATGAGCGCCTGGGCCGGATGGCTCCTACGCCACCCGCTGACCTCTGGAACCGACTGCAGGAACGCATGGAGGCAGAAATGCCGCAGGCTGCACCACAGATACAACCGGAACAGCACGAAGAAAAACGCAGGTACGGATTTTTGTACTACGCTATTGCAGCTGCCATTGCTTTATTAATAGCTGTGGGTGTGGTTCTAAAGTTCAATCAGCCGCAAACTGTTACCGACCAGACTATAGCCCAGGTTGATTTAGGAACTAAGAAAACTACAGAGCCGGCACAAACTATAACCCCGGATGAAACAGCAAAAAGTACAGAACAAACGATAGCAGCTGCTACGCCGGAACAAATTATAGATGAGCCAACTATAACTGAAGAACCAACTATAGTTGCAGAGCCTGCTAAAACGATTGCTAAAAAGCCGGTTGCCAAACCACGCAGAAAAGCTGAGCAGCAATGGGTGAAAGTGAAGGATATAAAACAACCCGCTATGCTGGCACAGCGAACTACTAATTCAGCGCAACAGGTTGAGGAGCCTCAGTTACCAACTGCAGTACACACGCCGGTTGCTTTTGCTTCATCAAACAGCGCCGAGCCGGTTCAGATCATCATTAAGCGCACTGTAAACGACGACCCAGTTGCAATGGCATCGGCAAATGAGCCGGAAGAAAGCAGCTCTTTCCAGAAAAAGCAGCGCCTTGCCAAAAATATCTTTAAACAGGTAAAAAATCTCTCTAACGGGGAGCAGGTAGACTTCTCTGACCTGGGCGTAAATGCCAACAAAATTGCACTCGAAACAAAAATCGGAAAACAGAAAATCTCAAAAGTAATCAATCTCTAATCCCTTAAAACCATGAAACGAATACTACTTGTAATGGCCATCTGCATGGCCGCAGCTACCGGTGTGTCTGCCAAAGGCGGCCTTACCGTTGCCAACAGAGCCGGAACCCAGGACACGATTGTTGTAAAAATGGCCAATGGCGCTAAAATGATCCTGCAACTAAAGAACATGAAGCAACTTGAAGCGTTCCAGAACTATAGCCTGGACTCGCTGATGCGCGAACTGAACAACTATG
This genomic interval carries:
- a CDS encoding ABC transporter ATP-binding protein: MSTILDIQNLTKTYDSGDRHLTVLQDINFSLQAGDTCSIVGPSGSGKTTLLGLCAGLDRASSGSVILNGVKLDNMSEDERAQVRNMYVGFVFQNFQLIPTLTALENVMVPLELRGERNVQKQALELLGRVGLAERSDHYPTQLSGGEQQRVSIARAFSNRPTILFADEPTGNLDEETGTRVEQLLFDLNREAGTTLVLVTHDLELAEKTNRIIRIKGGLIVSDQLKTLMSND
- a CDS encoding ABC transporter permease, which codes for MAWRDSRRNRGKLALFISSIVLGIAALVAINSFSDNLSTDIDKQAKSLIGADLVMAGNKPPEGEIKTLIDSISVGGDRSDEVRFVSMVFFNASQSTRLVQVRALEGGFPYYGAIETEPKEASRNFRKGRRALVDNTLLLQFNTKPGDSIRVGNLTFEIAGALHKIPGQSAVTATIAPAVYIPREYLEATGLLQKGSRISYYHYFKLPAKTDADKLVKKLEPRLDEEGIAFDTVKSRQESTGKAYSDLASFLALVGFVALLLGCVGVASAVHVYIREKLATIGVLRCIGVSGKQAFLIYLFQVMAMGLIGAVIGAILGSLIQLYLPQLFQAFLPVEVTVSVSWAAIAEGIGIGVLVSVLFALLPLLTIRNVSPIITLRSSVEHLTNQKDPLRLAVYGLILLFVLVFAYFQLGTWLRALAFTGGVVVGFIVLALLARGMMWLVKRFFPVNWGYVWRQSLANLYRPNNQTLLLTVSIGLGTALIATLVLMQRLLISEVAIAGSEHQPNLVLFDIQTAQKQGVVDMVRKEGLPVQQLVPVVTMRLEEMNGLTGNDVRKDTTLEIPDWAFTREYRVTYRDTLIDSESSAEGEWKGEVSADTEVIPISLEDRYAERLKVKLGDTMVFNVQGALMKTRVAHLREIEWNRVQSNFLVLFPKGVLEDAPQFYILMTRTKSDQQSADFQRALVQHFPNVSAIDLDLILQTLDDILGKISFVIRFMALFSISTGLLVLIGSVNISKFQRVQESVLLRTLGASRKQILTITAFEYLLLGALASGTGVVLAVIASWALAVFSFEVSFVPVLWPLIPVFIGITLLTVIIGILNSRGILSRPPLEVLRREV
- a CDS encoding arylesterase, with the protein product MKLKNNWIWALVLSLTIVGCSQTESNTEQTATGQEAVAGNKEGSKVAARKEDTKVILFFGNSLTAGYGLEPQQAFPALIQQRLDSLDLPYKVINAGVSGETSAGGKSRIDWLLKKPVDIFVLELGANDGLRGIDPESTYKNLKTIIEKVRAKNPDVQIILAGMMLPPSMGQKYTRSFGEVFTRLQKDERVTLIPFLLEGVAGDPELNQNDGIHPTEEGQKILAKNVWNALETIVIPEPAQ
- a CDS encoding RNA polymerase sigma factor; the protein is MTESELIAGCQQADSKAQKVLYERYASQMYGVCLRYLKNDMDAEEALLNGFMKIYQNINRFEAKGSFEGWVRRIMVNEALGFLRKKEPLHLAIEDGYTQIAGTGGADQDLNENELLGLLHTLPAGYRAVFNLYAIEGYSHKEIADMLNITEGTSKSQLSKARAMLQKRLTGQEAIAS